In Carya illinoinensis cultivar Pawnee chromosome 7, C.illinoinensisPawnee_v1, whole genome shotgun sequence, the following are encoded in one genomic region:
- the LOC122315924 gene encoding quinone oxidoreductase 1-like isoform X2, with the protein MGLLTSVRFQQRRVIPFPHSYKSHQNPDLISQTCNYPIPSARSGRRIPIVTVRALSTKAASASTPPSKMVKAIRVHEHGGPEVLKWEDVEIGEPKEGEIRVKNKAIGLNFIDVYFRKGVYKAHDLPFTPGTEAAGVVTAVGPGLTGRQVGDLVAYADNPMGSYTEEQILPANKVEPRHTILVHEAAGGVGSILSQWANALGATVIGAVSTKEKASQAKDDGCHHVIIYKEEDFVSRVNEITCGNGVDVVYDSVGKDTFQGSLACLKTRGYMVSFGQSSGTPDPVPLSALAVKSLFLTRPSLMQYTATRDELLETAAEVFANVASGVLRVRVNHTYPLSQAVQAHVDLESRKTSGSVVLIP; encoded by the exons ATGGGATTATTAACAAGTGTAAGATTTCAGCAGCGCCGGGTAATCCCATTTCCACACTCCTATAAATCCCATCAAAATCCAGACCTTATTTCACAAACTTGCAATTACCCAATTCCATCTGCACGTTCGGGAAGAAGAATCCCAATAGTGACTGTGAGAGCACTTTCAACGAAGGCAGCATCGGCATCCACACCACCATCCAAAATGGTCAAAGCCATTAGGGTTCATGAACACGGTGGTCCCGAG GTTCTCAAGTGGGAGGACGTGGAAATAGGTGAGCCGAAGGAGGGGGAGATTCGAGTGAAAAACAAGGCCATTGGGCTTAATTTCATCGATGTCTATTTCCGGAAAGGAGTTTATAAGGCCCATGATTTGCCCTTCACTCCTG GTACAGAGGCTGCTGGGGTGGTGACAGCTGTGGGCCCTGGACTGACTGGCAGGCAAGTTGGAGACCTTGTAGCTTATGCTGATAATCCAATGGGCTCATACACTGAAGAGCAAATCCTTCCTGCGAACAAG GTTGAACCTAGACACACAATCCTTGTTCATGAAGCAGCTGGTGGAGTTGGATCTATATTAAGCCAGTGGGCTAATGCCCTAGGTGCCACTGTCATTGGAGCTGTCTCAACCAAAGAGAAGGCATCTCAAGCCAAAGACGATGGATGCCACCATGTTATAATCTACAAGGAAGAGGATTTTGTTTCTCGTGTCAATGAGATAACATGTGGCAATGGGGTTGATGTTGTCTATGATTCCGTAGGAAAAGATACCTTTCAG GGATCATTGGCATGCTTAAAGACTCGTGGGTACATGGTTAGTTTTGGGCAGTCATCGGGTACACCAGATCCAGTTCCATTGTCAGCTCTTGCTGTAAAATCCCTCTTTTTGACAAGGCCTTCCCTCATGCAATACACTGCTACTAGGGATGAGTTATTGGAAACTGCTGCGGAGGTATTTGCTAATGTTGCATCAGGAGTCCTGCGGGTTCGAGTGAATCATACTTACCCTTTATCTCAGGCAGTACAGGCACATGTAGACCTTGAAAGCAGGAAGACATCTGGATCTGTTGTGCTTATCCCATAA
- the LOC122316141 gene encoding autophagy-related protein 3-like: protein MLAGNNLVSKCPTWSWESGEPSKRKPYLPPEKQFLITRNVPCLRRAASVEEEYEVAGGEVLLDGEDNDCWLATHGKPKENKHDEDDDLPSMETIEISQKNPIQSIPSYYGVEEGEDIPDMAEYDEPDNLIETEPEHDEDNILRTRTYDVSIT, encoded by the exons ATGCTCGCCGGCAATAATCTCGTTTCCAAATGTCCCACATGGTCttg GGAATCAGGTGAACCAAGCAAGAGGAAGCCATACTTGCCACCCGAAAAGCAGTTCTTGATCACTAGAAATG TTCCTTGTCTGCGAAGGGCTGCGTCTGTAGAAGAAGAATATGAAGTTGCTGGAGGTGAAGTGCTACTTGATGGTGAAGATAACGATTGTTGGCTAGCAACTCATGGGAAACCAAAAG aaaataaacatGATGAGGATGATGACTTGCCTTCCATGGAGACCATAGAAATCAGTCAGAAAAATCCTATTCAGTCAATTCCCTCATACTATGGGGTTGAGGAGGGAGAAGATATTCCGGACATGGCTGAGTATGATGAACCTGATAACCTTATTGAAACGGAACCT GAACATGATGAGGATAATATTCTTCGAACCCGCACTTATGACGTCAGCATCACATAa
- the LOC122315924 gene encoding quinone oxidoreductase 1-like isoform X1, with protein MGLLTSVRFQQRRVIPFPHSYKSHQNPDLISQTCNYPIPSARSGRRIPIVTVRALSTKAASASTPPSKMVKAIRVHEHGGPEVLKWEDVEIGEPKEGEIRVKNKAIGLNFIDVYFRKGVYKAHDLPFTPGTEAAGVVTAVGPGLTGRQVGDLVAYADNPMGSYTEEQILPANKVVPVPSSIDPIIAASIILKGMTAQFLLRRCFKVEPRHTILVHEAAGGVGSILSQWANALGATVIGAVSTKEKASQAKDDGCHHVIIYKEEDFVSRVNEITCGNGVDVVYDSVGKDTFQGSLACLKTRGYMVSFGQSSGTPDPVPLSALAVKSLFLTRPSLMQYTATRDELLETAAEVFANVASGVLRVRVNHTYPLSQAVQAHVDLESRKTSGSVVLIP; from the exons ATGGGATTATTAACAAGTGTAAGATTTCAGCAGCGCCGGGTAATCCCATTTCCACACTCCTATAAATCCCATCAAAATCCAGACCTTATTTCACAAACTTGCAATTACCCAATTCCATCTGCACGTTCGGGAAGAAGAATCCCAATAGTGACTGTGAGAGCACTTTCAACGAAGGCAGCATCGGCATCCACACCACCATCCAAAATGGTCAAAGCCATTAGGGTTCATGAACACGGTGGTCCCGAG GTTCTCAAGTGGGAGGACGTGGAAATAGGTGAGCCGAAGGAGGGGGAGATTCGAGTGAAAAACAAGGCCATTGGGCTTAATTTCATCGATGTCTATTTCCGGAAAGGAGTTTATAAGGCCCATGATTTGCCCTTCACTCCTG GTACAGAGGCTGCTGGGGTGGTGACAGCTGTGGGCCCTGGACTGACTGGCAGGCAAGTTGGAGACCTTGTAGCTTATGCTGATAATCCAATGGGCTCATACACTGAAGAGCAAATCCTTCCTGCGAACAAGGTTGTGCCTGTTCCTTCCTCTATTGATCCTATCATTGCAGCATCTATAATTCTTAAGGGTATGACGGCTCAATTTCTACTCCGCCGTTGCTTTAAG GTTGAACCTAGACACACAATCCTTGTTCATGAAGCAGCTGGTGGAGTTGGATCTATATTAAGCCAGTGGGCTAATGCCCTAGGTGCCACTGTCATTGGAGCTGTCTCAACCAAAGAGAAGGCATCTCAAGCCAAAGACGATGGATGCCACCATGTTATAATCTACAAGGAAGAGGATTTTGTTTCTCGTGTCAATGAGATAACATGTGGCAATGGGGTTGATGTTGTCTATGATTCCGTAGGAAAAGATACCTTTCAG GGATCATTGGCATGCTTAAAGACTCGTGGGTACATGGTTAGTTTTGGGCAGTCATCGGGTACACCAGATCCAGTTCCATTGTCAGCTCTTGCTGTAAAATCCCTCTTTTTGACAAGGCCTTCCCTCATGCAATACACTGCTACTAGGGATGAGTTATTGGAAACTGCTGCGGAGGTATTTGCTAATGTTGCATCAGGAGTCCTGCGGGTTCGAGTGAATCATACTTACCCTTTATCTCAGGCAGTACAGGCACATGTAGACCTTGAAAGCAGGAAGACATCTGGATCTGTTGTGCTTATCCCATAA